From the Natrarchaeobaculum aegyptiacum genome, one window contains:
- a CDS encoding universal stress protein, whose product MNVLVGLGGTDEAVKTLRQTIDRTQEVGDDLTVAVVERPEAKRSQEEMYEEADELLEDAGVEAELVRLEGDPGSSLVDYAEQGEFDQLVIGGGTLSPMGKIQLGPLTEFVLLNAPTTVKLVR is encoded by the coding sequence ATGAACGTCCTAGTTGGGCTCGGTGGCACCGACGAAGCGGTCAAGACGCTTCGACAGACGATCGATCGAACCCAGGAAGTCGGAGACGACCTGACCGTCGCCGTCGTCGAACGACCCGAGGCCAAACGTTCCCAGGAAGAGATGTACGAGGAAGCCGACGAGTTACTCGAAGACGCCGGTGTCGAGGCCGAACTCGTCCGGCTCGAGGGCGATCCCGGCAGTTCCCTCGTCGACTACGCCGAGCAAGGCGAGTTCGACCAGCTGGTGATCGGCGGCGGCACCCTGAGCCCGATGGGGAAGATCCAGCTCGGGCCGCTGACCGAGTTCGTCCTGCTGAACGCCCCGACGACCGTCAAACTGGTGCGATAA
- a CDS encoding GNAT family N-acetyltransferase — translation MTGPRTYPDEGAGPFPSPPTASEDRDGRTIEIEPITDLADEGLEDVVEMYVEFNPEDRAQGIPPTGESRIRNWLEAIADASVNVVARHDGDVVGHAMLVPDTDDPSSIDDRGDIEWELAIFVLQAYQRAGIGTLLLEGLLGHAAEIGIERVWLTVERWNNPAIALYERVGFEATGTESFEQEMAIRLESA, via the coding sequence ATGACGGGACCGCGAACGTATCCCGACGAAGGAGCGGGGCCGTTCCCGTCACCGCCGACGGCATCGGAGGACCGGGACGGTCGCACGATCGAGATCGAACCGATCACGGACCTCGCCGACGAGGGCCTCGAGGACGTCGTCGAGATGTACGTCGAGTTCAACCCCGAAGACCGCGCACAGGGGATCCCGCCGACCGGCGAGAGCCGCATCCGAAACTGGCTCGAGGCGATCGCCGACGCCAGTGTCAACGTCGTCGCCCGACACGACGGCGACGTCGTCGGTCACGCTATGCTCGTCCCGGACACGGACGACCCGTCGTCGATCGATGACCGTGGCGACATCGAGTGGGAACTGGCGATCTTCGTCCTGCAGGCCTATCAGCGCGCCGGCATCGGCACCCTGCTACTCGAGGGGCTGCTCGGTCACGCCGCCGAGATCGGTATCGAACGCGTCTGGCTGACCGTCGAACGCTGGAACAATCCGGCGATCGCCCTCTACGAGCGCGTCGGCTTCGAGGCCACCGGCACCGAGAGTTTCGAACAGGAGATGGCGATTCGACTCGAGTCGGCCTGA
- a CDS encoding universal stress protein: MDDSAPFSVDTVLAPVDGTDESVTALEYAVAVADRYDASVHALFVLGRGVIQGMNAGTLEEDDVATDTREFFAGVREIAAAEDVPLVSSVDDGFSPSIKTRHPGNVVLDTADLVDADFIVLPRESTTDASPDVLEQAAEYVLAYASQPVLSV, from the coding sequence ATGGACGACAGCGCGCCGTTTTCCGTCGATACCGTCCTCGCGCCGGTCGACGGCACCGACGAGTCCGTCACCGCCCTCGAGTACGCCGTCGCGGTCGCAGACCGCTACGACGCGTCGGTTCACGCCCTCTTCGTCCTCGGCAGGGGCGTGATCCAGGGGATGAACGCGGGGACGCTCGAGGAGGACGACGTGGCGACCGACACCCGCGAGTTCTTCGCGGGCGTCCGCGAGATTGCGGCAGCCGAGGACGTGCCGCTCGTCTCCTCCGTCGACGACGGCTTTTCGCCGTCGATCAAGACGCGCCACCCGGGGAACGTCGTCCTCGACACCGCCGATCTCGTCGACGCCGACTTCATCGTCCTCCCGCGGGAGTCGACGACCGACGCCTCGCCGGACGTTCTGGAGCAGGCTGCCGAGTACGTGCTCGCGTACGCGAGCCAGCCGGTGCTTTCCGTCTAG
- a CDS encoding universal stress protein has product MFDTVVVATDGSESVKRAVDVALDLAGRFDAEVHALSVVDESEVDASPEQLQDELRTALETTADAALATVEERTGQEVVTAVREGRPAVEICEYVREVDADLVATGTRGRHGENRLLLGSVAERVVRTSPVPVLTVRQLEGASGGTGNGD; this is encoded by the coding sequence ATGTTCGACACGGTCGTGGTCGCTACCGACGGCTCTGAAAGCGTCAAACGGGCCGTCGACGTCGCGCTCGACCTCGCTGGCCGGTTCGACGCCGAGGTCCACGCGCTGTCGGTCGTCGACGAGAGCGAGGTCGACGCCTCACCCGAACAGCTCCAGGACGAGCTCCGAACCGCCCTCGAGACGACCGCCGACGCCGCACTCGCGACCGTCGAGGAACGCACCGGCCAGGAGGTCGTCACGGCCGTCCGCGAAGGTCGCCCAGCCGTCGAAATCTGTGAGTACGTCCGGGAGGTCGACGCCGATCTGGTCGCGACCGGTACCCGCGGCCGTCACGGCGAGAACCGCTTGCTACTGGGCAGCGTCGCCGAACGCGTCGTTCGCACGTCGCCAGTGCCCGTCCTGACCGTTCGCCAGCTCGAGGGTGCCAGTGGTGGTACCGGGAACGGCGACTGA
- a CDS encoding DHH family phosphoesterase gives MDDELIDSGDLPLARKSVLPGTGFFLPDSLDENRDDELAAAALESADVAVIADTDADGLACVALIREAYDDVQVVPEPDDEDDEDGEEIESDDEADLEVPPVEGEDPLEEPEPTPHSVALLPASPHDVEDALARVAEFGEDGVDLFVCDLAPDRYEYVAEELEAALETASSVAWYDHHQWGDDVAAAVREAGVDLVVGDSEEECSADVVYRSLEYDFSPMYEELATVTRDHDLWLREDPRSDDLADYAYWTDPAEYVEVVREYGVDLPVWVQEFIEERRIEKQALIEQAITRAEFHEVGQYTVGVTYGRCSQNEVAEAMREQGADASVIVKPAGSASIRGTDEFDSCHLVAGKVNGGGHPKAAGCKPDIYDDMLDYANHWVTRGAVTRRVILRAFEEVVEAEQAEAGEEDVEDDAEPLESDAE, from the coding sequence ATGGACGACGAACTCATCGACAGCGGTGATCTCCCGCTGGCCCGCAAGTCGGTGCTGCCCGGCACCGGCTTCTTCCTGCCGGATTCACTGGACGAAAACCGCGACGACGAACTGGCGGCTGCCGCACTCGAGAGTGCCGACGTCGCCGTGATCGCCGACACGGACGCCGACGGTCTCGCCTGTGTCGCCCTGATCCGCGAGGCCTACGACGACGTGCAAGTGGTTCCCGAGCCAGACGACGAGGATGACGAGGACGGCGAGGAAATCGAGAGCGACGACGAGGCAGACCTCGAGGTTCCACCCGTCGAGGGCGAGGATCCGCTCGAGGAGCCCGAGCCGACGCCGCACTCGGTCGCCTTGCTGCCGGCCAGCCCCCACGACGTCGAGGACGCGCTGGCTCGCGTCGCCGAGTTCGGCGAGGACGGCGTCGATCTCTTCGTCTGCGACCTCGCGCCCGACCGGTACGAGTACGTCGCAGAGGAACTCGAGGCCGCACTCGAGACCGCCTCGTCGGTCGCGTGGTACGACCACCACCAGTGGGGCGACGACGTCGCGGCGGCAGTCCGCGAGGCCGGCGTCGACCTCGTCGTCGGCGACTCGGAGGAGGAGTGCTCGGCGGACGTGGTCTACCGCTCGCTCGAGTACGACTTCTCGCCGATGTACGAGGAACTGGCGACGGTCACGCGCGATCACGACCTCTGGCTCCGGGAGGACCCCCGGAGCGACGACCTGGCAGATTACGCCTACTGGACCGATCCGGCGGAGTACGTCGAGGTGGTCCGCGAGTACGGCGTCGACCTCCCCGTGTGGGTCCAGGAGTTTATCGAGGAGCGACGCATCGAGAAGCAGGCGCTTATCGAGCAGGCGATCACCCGCGCGGAGTTCCACGAGGTCGGCCAGTACACGGTCGGCGTGACATACGGCCGCTGTTCCCAGAACGAGGTCGCCGAGGCGATGCGCGAACAGGGCGCGGACGCGTCGGTGATCGTCAAACCCGCCGGTTCGGCCTCCATCCGGGGCACTGACGAGTTCGATAGCTGCCACCTGGTCGCAGGGAAGGTCAACGGCGGCGGCCACCCGAAAGCTGCGGGCTGCAAGCCGGACATCTACGACGACATGCTCGACTACGCGAACCACTGGGTGACTCGAGGTGCAGTGACCAGGCGCGTTATCCTCCGGGCCTTCGAGGAGGTCGTCGAGGCCGAACAGGCTGAGGCGGGCGAGGAGGACGTCGAAGACGACGCGGAACCGCTCGAGTCCGACGCCGAGTAA
- a CDS encoding restriction endonuclease yields the protein MALLDELSGYEFEDLMEDVFRRLGYQNVRQSGKSADEGRDILMEEVVDGEPRAVVVECKHTDTVSRPVVQKLHSAVATYDFDGPKRGMVVTTGRFTDPAREYAESLGTRTEGGIELLDGTDLREIGEAIGMDLYNGRIEILCAEALEPTHPTEGRTAPLLETVGEVDNLEPDAISDPETALALEPTVTVSARTSATFETSVGVIHTLDERNDLVVHADRDGPRVASRALQRLVASPSASRVDLESADLEAEFDALERERFDRTETEYREWAVDKLRAIHTTTVHYTGKNNVDYERTCTPNRSDVLVQAIDPVYVPHVRSTLPLGEYEYAYDYYAAGPSRATTRNDLQACVHCDAAGGDRTYTYCANCGSINCDSHVRTERLEGEPVCTGCAVTERFALKTKYFYDEQNLEAFRAEYHEMAIHEKAMENRALAIGAGVVLVLVAVLFVLILLGGVLAVL from the coding sequence ATGGCGTTGCTGGACGAGCTATCGGGCTACGAGTTCGAGGACCTGATGGAGGACGTGTTCCGGCGGCTGGGGTACCAGAACGTCCGCCAGTCGGGAAAGAGCGCAGACGAGGGCCGGGACATCCTGATGGAGGAGGTGGTCGACGGCGAGCCGCGGGCGGTCGTCGTCGAGTGCAAACACACCGACACGGTGAGCCGACCCGTCGTGCAGAAACTCCACTCGGCGGTCGCAACGTACGACTTCGACGGCCCCAAACGTGGGATGGTCGTCACGACGGGCCGGTTCACCGATCCCGCACGCGAGTACGCCGAGAGCCTGGGGACGCGAACCGAGGGCGGAATCGAACTCCTCGACGGGACCGACCTTCGCGAGATCGGCGAGGCCATCGGGATGGACCTCTACAACGGCCGGATCGAAATCCTCTGTGCAGAGGCCCTCGAGCCCACCCACCCTACCGAGGGCCGAACTGCACCCCTCCTCGAGACCGTCGGCGAGGTCGACAACCTCGAGCCCGACGCAATTTCGGACCCCGAGACCGCACTGGCACTCGAGCCGACAGTGACCGTCAGCGCACGGACCAGCGCGACGTTCGAGACGAGCGTCGGCGTGATCCACACGCTCGACGAGCGGAACGACCTCGTCGTCCACGCCGACCGCGACGGCCCGCGAGTCGCGAGTAGGGCGCTCCAGCGACTCGTGGCCAGCCCATCCGCTTCCCGGGTGGACCTCGAGTCGGCCGATCTCGAGGCGGAGTTCGACGCGCTCGAGCGGGAACGCTTCGACCGCACCGAGACCGAGTACCGCGAGTGGGCCGTCGACAAGCTGCGGGCGATCCACACCACGACGGTCCACTACACCGGGAAGAACAACGTCGACTACGAGAGGACCTGCACCCCGAACAGGTCGGACGTCCTCGTCCAGGCGATCGATCCCGTCTACGTCCCGCACGTCCGGTCGACCCTCCCGCTCGGCGAGTACGAGTACGCCTACGACTACTACGCCGCCGGCCCGTCGCGGGCGACGACCCGGAACGACCTGCAGGCTTGCGTCCACTGCGACGCCGCAGGCGGCGACCGGACCTACACCTACTGCGCCAACTGTGGCAGCATCAACTGCGACAGCCACGTCCGCACCGAGCGACTCGAGGGCGAGCCCGTCTGTACCGGCTGTGCAGTCACCGAACGGTTCGCGCTCAAGACGAAGTACTTCTACGACGAACAGAATCTCGAGGCGTTCCGCGCCGAGTACCACGAGATGGCGATCCACGAGAAAGCGATGGAGAACCGGGCGCTGGCGATCGGGGCCGGCGTCGTGCTCGTACTCGTGGCCGTGCTCTTTGTACTGATACTGCTCGGTGGCGTGCTTGCGGTCCTGTGA
- a CDS encoding flavodoxin domain-containing protein codes for MSTLETDTDTTPNLLVCYASSEGQTERIARRMADVLSSAGAHVTLADVSEPLPSLDVGEFDGVILGASVHAGSHQRSATRFVRANRSALEAVPSAFFSVSLTAAYDDPEDRAPAREVLEEFLESTDWNPDETATIPGALAYSQYSRLKRLLMRFIAGRAGKDTDTSRDYEYTDWEDVERFARSFATQVA; via the coding sequence ATGTCGACGCTCGAGACCGATACCGACACCACACCGAACCTCCTCGTCTGTTACGCCTCGAGCGAGGGCCAGACCGAACGGATCGCACGCCGGATGGCGGACGTTCTCTCGTCTGCCGGGGCTCACGTGACGCTCGCGGACGTCTCGGAACCGTTGCCCTCGCTCGACGTCGGCGAATTCGACGGCGTGATCCTCGGCGCGTCCGTTCACGCGGGCTCCCACCAGCGATCGGCGACGCGGTTCGTCCGGGCCAACCGGAGCGCGCTCGAGGCGGTCCCCTCGGCGTTCTTCTCAGTGAGCCTGACGGCCGCCTACGACGACCCCGAGGATCGAGCGCCGGCCCGGGAGGTACTCGAAGAGTTTCTCGAGAGTACCGACTGGAACCCTGACGAAACGGCCACGATTCCCGGGGCGCTGGCGTACAGCCAGTACAGTCGCCTCAAACGGCTCCTGATGCGCTTCATCGCCGGCAGGGCGGGGAAGGACACCGACACCTCGAGGGATTACGAGTACACCGATTGGGAGGACGTCGAGCGGTTCGCGCGGTCGTTCGCGACGCAGGTCGCGTGA
- a CDS encoding L-threonylcarbamoyladenylate synthase, translating into MDDDALERAADAIRAGGLVVYPTETVYGLGADALDSDAVERVFAVKRRDRSKPVSFAVPRFERALEAGYVRASERERAFADEFLPGPVTLLCERQESIPDVLTAGRNRVGVRVPDWEPAIELLERAARPITATSANVSGEPSARQVGDVSETVRDAAVVLDGGETPGTESTVVEVASGEIHRRGALADDIEAWLADRSG; encoded by the coding sequence ATGGACGACGACGCACTCGAGCGGGCCGCCGACGCGATCCGTGCGGGAGGACTGGTGGTCTACCCCACTGAAACCGTCTACGGGCTGGGTGCGGACGCACTCGACTCCGATGCCGTCGAGCGCGTCTTCGCGGTCAAGAGACGGGACCGATCGAAGCCCGTCTCCTTCGCCGTTCCGCGGTTCGAACGAGCACTCGAGGCGGGTTACGTCCGGGCCAGCGAGCGCGAGCGGGCCTTCGCCGACGAATTTCTTCCGGGGCCGGTGACGCTGCTCTGTGAGCGCCAGGAGTCGATCCCCGACGTACTCACCGCGGGGCGCAACCGGGTGGGTGTTCGGGTCCCCGACTGGGAACCGGCGATCGAGTTACTCGAGCGCGCGGCGCGGCCGATCACGGCCACGAGCGCGAACGTCAGCGGCGAGCCGAGTGCCCGCCAGGTCGGGGACGTGAGCGAGACGGTCCGGGACGCAGCGGTCGTCCTCGACGGGGGCGAGACGCCCGGCACCGAGAGCACCGTCGTCGAGGTCGCGTCCGGTGAAATCCACCGTCGGGGCGCGCTGGCAGACGACATCGAGGCGTGGCTCGCCGACCGGTCCGGGTGA
- a CDS encoding four-helix bundle copper-binding protein: protein MALQELEHADDLMDDCMDNCLEAVQVCEWCADACVDEGEEMARCIRLCRDVADVAALHARWMARESGYHRELADLCADLCEECAEECAQHDHDHCQACAEILPKCAETCREMAAS, encoded by the coding sequence ATGGCGCTCCAAGAGCTCGAGCACGCAGACGACCTGATGGACGACTGTATGGACAACTGCCTCGAGGCGGTACAGGTCTGTGAGTGGTGTGCAGACGCCTGCGTCGACGAAGGCGAGGAGATGGCTCGCTGTATTCGGCTCTGTCGGGACGTCGCCGACGTCGCGGCGTTGCACGCCCGGTGGATGGCCCGCGAATCGGGCTATCATCGCGAACTCGCGGACCTCTGTGCGGACCTCTGTGAGGAGTGTGCCGAGGAGTGCGCCCAGCACGACCACGACCACTGTCAGGCCTGTGCGGAGATCCTCCCGAAGTGCGCCGAGACCTGCCGCGAGATGGCCGCAAGCTAG
- a CDS encoding AAA family ATPase translates to MTDSRVSPDEAAEAVDHVVSRVDEAVVVDHDVLYPILAAILARGHVLLEDVPGTGKTVTARALAEAMGLEFTRIQFTPDLLPSDVTGSMVYDEHDGEFRFAEGPVFTNVVLADEINRAPPKTQAALLEAMEERQVSVDGTTYDLPEPFVVIATQNPIEQEGTFRLPEAQRDRFSVKTSLGYPDRDGELGLLERRANRRTLAPSVDPIVTPETVQVLQGVTESVTVSEPIREYIVDLARATREDDRLEVGVSPRGVQRVFEAARAAAVIDGREYVAPIDVKRLAGPTMTHRLVATTEATVEGVDPADVVRSALQRVEIPGVADRDEGADRDSPVATRDDDPRGDDPEPTDLERLRAEPVDDPELLPRERDGDVADDSSGWAASPDRESRAADADGTDDRW, encoded by the coding sequence TCACGCGTGTCGCCCGACGAAGCCGCCGAGGCCGTCGACCACGTCGTTTCCCGGGTCGACGAGGCCGTCGTCGTCGATCACGACGTTCTCTACCCGATTCTCGCCGCTATTCTCGCTCGCGGCCACGTTCTCCTCGAGGATGTCCCAGGGACGGGCAAGACGGTTACCGCGCGAGCCCTCGCAGAAGCGATGGGCCTCGAGTTCACGCGCATTCAGTTTACGCCCGACCTCCTCCCCTCGGACGTGACGGGGTCGATGGTCTACGACGAACACGACGGCGAGTTCCGGTTCGCCGAAGGGCCGGTGTTCACGAACGTGGTGCTGGCCGACGAGATCAATCGCGCGCCGCCGAAGACCCAGGCCGCGCTGCTCGAGGCCATGGAGGAACGCCAGGTCAGCGTCGACGGGACGACCTACGACTTGCCGGAGCCGTTCGTCGTCATCGCTACCCAGAACCCGATCGAACAGGAGGGAACCTTCCGTTTGCCGGAGGCCCAGCGGGATCGATTCAGTGTGAAGACCTCACTGGGCTACCCGGACCGCGATGGCGAACTCGGGCTGCTCGAGCGCCGGGCGAACCGGCGCACCCTCGCGCCGAGTGTCGACCCGATCGTCACGCCGGAGACGGTCCAGGTGCTCCAGGGCGTCACGGAGAGTGTCACCGTCTCCGAGCCGATCCGGGAGTACATCGTCGACCTCGCGCGGGCGACCCGCGAAGACGACCGCCTCGAGGTCGGCGTCTCCCCGCGCGGCGTCCAGCGGGTCTTCGAGGCTGCTCGCGCTGCCGCGGTGATCGACGGCCGCGAGTACGTCGCCCCGATCGACGTCAAACGCCTCGCCGGGCCGACGATGACCCACCGGCTCGTGGCGACGACCGAGGCGACCGTCGAGGGCGTCGATCCGGCCGACGTCGTCCGGTCGGCACTCCAGCGCGTCGAGATTCCCGGCGTCGCGGACCGAGACGAGGGCGCCGATCGCGATTCGCCGGTCGCCACCCGGGACGACGATCCGCGAGGCGACGACCCGGAACCGACCGACCTCGAGCGCCTGCGCGCCGAACCGGTCGACGACCCCGAGTTGCTCCCTCGCGAGCGAGACGGTGACGTGGCCGACGACTCGAGCGGCTGGGCGGCAAGTCCGGACCGTGAATCGCGGGCCGCCGACGCCGACGGTACGGACGATCGGTGGTAA